In Humulus lupulus chromosome 7, drHumLupu1.1, whole genome shotgun sequence, the following are encoded in one genomic region:
- the LOC133788473 gene encoding pentatricopeptide repeat-containing protein At3g62470, mitochondrial-like, giving the protein MSFLIRNPTQFSLFLSRFPPSQPISSFPDDHLRRCSSTKLCSVDNGHRTRPQRRRRRGQVEFPCGSSLSLLGLFHSSRFYNFYRSYRQIPFPLPHPASFSTLQEKMLIPIWKISYRRPFPMVYSSLRENLVDFDYSYRGFSNVCGSEAGDDSRADVEHFDDGDEMDENEDVLVESGADPKEVDCVCKVIDELFELDRNMEAVLDERGVCLSHDLVVDVLERFKHARKPAFRFFSWAGCKPEFAHDSRTYNAMMNILGKTRQFETMVSMLEEMGGKGLLTMETFMIAIKAFASAKERKKAVGMFELMKKYKFKVGVNTINCLLDTLGRAKLGKEAQALFEKLKGRFTPNLHTYTVLLNGWCRLKNLIEAGRLWNAMIDLGFKPDIVAHNVMLEGLLRSRKRSDAIKLFEVMKAKGPRPNVRSYTILIREFSKQGKMREAVAYFDDLIESESQPDTAVYTCLITGFGNLKNMDMVYELLKEMKEKGCTPDGRFYNALIKLMTSRKMPDDAVGVYKRMVQSGIKPSIHTYNMIMKSYFITRNFEMGQSVWDEMIQKGFCPDCNSYTVFIGGFIRQGRSGEACKYLEEMLEKGMKAPQLDYNKFAADFSRAGKPDILEELAQKMKFAGKFEVSNVLARWAEMMRKRVKRRDPIKVGSKCI; this is encoded by the coding sequence ATGTCGTTTCTTATAAGAAATCCCACCCAGTTCTCACTCTTCCTCAGCCGTTTTCCGCCCTCTCAACCCATCTCGTCGTTCCCAGATGACCACCTTCGCCGATGCTCCTCCACCAAGCTATGCTCTGTCGACAATGGACACAGAACGAGACCACAAAGACGACGCCGTCGAGGACAAGTCGAGTTTCCTTGTGGTAGCTCTCTGTCCCTGCTTGGTCTGTTTCATTCTTCtcgtttttataatttttatcgtTCTTATCGTCAAATTCCATTTCCTTTGCCACACCCCGCTTCATTCTCTACTCTACAAGAAAAAATGTTGATACCCATTTGGAAAATCTCATATAGGAGACCTTTTCCGATGGTTTATAGTAGTTTAAGGGAGAATTTGGTCGATTTTGATTATAGCTACAGGGGATTTTCTAATGTTTGTGGTAGTGAAGCTGGGGATGATTCTCGGGCTGATGTTGAGCATTTTGATGATGGTGATGAGATGGATGAGAATGAGGACGTTTTGGTTGAATCGGGTGCGGATCCTAAGGAAGTTGATTGTGTCTGCAAGGTGATCGACGAATTGTTTGAACTAGATCGGAATATGGAAGCGGTTCTTGATGAGCGTGGGGTTTGTTTGTCACATGATTTGGTTGTAGATGTGTTGGAACGGTTTAAACATGCCCGGAAGCCGGCGTTTAGATTCTTTTCCTGGGCTGGGTGCAAGCCAGAATTTGCCCATGATTCGAGGACTTATAATGCAATGATGAATATACTGGGGAAGACTAGACAGTTTGAGACTATGGTGTCTATGCTGGAAGAAATGGGAGGGAAAGGATTGTTAACAATGGAGACTTTTATGATTGCCATTAAGGCTTTTGCCTCTGCTAAGGAGAGGAAAAAGGCGGTTGGGATGTTCGAGTTGATGAAGAAGTACAAGTTTAAAGTTGGAGTGAACACTATTAATTGCTTGCTTGATACACTCGGAAGAGCCAAGCTTGGAAAAGAAGCACAGGCACTTTTTGAGAAATTGAAAGGGAGGTTTACTCCAAATTTACATACTTATACCGTACTGCTTAATGGATGGTGCAGGCTGAAGAATTTAATAGAGGCCGGAAGGTTGTGGAATGCGATGATTGATCTGGGTTTTAAGCCTGATATTGTTGCTCATAATGTCATGCTAGAGGGGCTGTTGAGAAGTAGGAAGAGGTCTGATGCAATCAAGTTGTTTGAGGTCATGAAGGCCAAGGGCCCTAGGCCTAACGTGAGGAGCTATACAATTTTGATTCGGGAATTTAGCAAGCAAGGAAAGATGAGGGAAGCAGTTGCATATTTTGATGATTTGATTGAATCTGAAAGCCAGCCTGATACTGCTGTCTACACATGCTTGATTACAGGATTTGGAAATCTGAAAAATATGGACATGGTCTATGAATtgttgaaagagatgaaggagaAAGGTTGCACACCTGATGGAAGATTCTACAATGCCTTGATCAAATTGATGACCAGCCGGAAAATGCCCGATGATGCAGTGGGGGTATACAAGAGAATGGTACAGAGTGGTATTAAACCATCAATTCACACTTATAACATGATTATGAAGTCTTATTTTATAACAAGAAATTTCGAAATGGGTCAATCTGTGTGGGATGAGATGATTCAAAAGGGGTTTTGCCCTGATTGTAATTCCTATACTGTTTTCATTGGAGGGTTTATAAGACAGGGAAGATCTGGAGAGGCATGTAAATATTTGGAAGAAATGTTAGAAAAAGGAATGAAAGCTCCTCAGCTCGATTACAACAAGTTTGCGGCCGATTTCTCAAGAGCAGGGAAGCCTGACATACTTGAAGAATTGGCTCAGAAAATGAAGTTCGCAGGCAAGTTTGAAGTTTCAAATGTGCTTGCAAGGTGGGCTGAGATGATGAGGAAAAGGGTTAAGAGAAGAGATCCTATTAAAGTTGGTAGCAAGTGTATCTAA